The region ataaattactttgtAGTATGAGAATGTGAGAGTTGCAAAGAAAACTTGAGAAGAAACAAAGGTATAAAGTATGATATCTGTACAAGACATCTCAATCATGTACTCATAttgtgcattttcatttttatcatttttcacttttttggaGATTAATGAGGAGGGCTGTCTTCATGTTGAATAGAAATTGTTCAGTACTTGTGATACAGTTAGACAACAGATTGGTATCCAGTGATATTTTAGGTTCTGGAGAGACCTCATCTCCATGCTGATTTCCTGAGTGCAGTCAGAATGCAATTAGTTTTCACATATATGCATTTATTccactttgtgtgtgtgtgtgtgtgtgtaagcaCAATTGATACATTCATGTTACTActaataatggaaaaaaaatgaattcatgtGGTAAGCACAGGAGAAGAGACTGATAAATACTTAAAGGGTAAGTTCTCTTAGTTGAGTAAAGAACATTTACATGCTACTAAACTGAATTCTGGGTTTACATATTCAAGTATtaaattggagaaaaaaagggggagattTATTCGTTGGAGTTCTACATCACTGCAGAAATAGTAGGCTGTTGGAAGTCACCtaaggaaagcttttcttccttttcttagaTATCAGTGAGGATATTACACAGATCGTGCAAATACAAGAGTTTGAtaattgaagaaaatgtaaatgaaatataatttacaTGTATTTGCACTcgtattttgttatttttgaaggaagaaatttaaaagaaggGCAAGTTGCGTGCGTATCAGAGCTGGAATGTATAAGGAGAATGGCAACTTCTCTTTCAGAGCAGATGCTTATTTTCCAAAGAAGTATTTGGCACATTAGTTTTTGCTTGGGTGGTAAAAGTGTAATAAGGCATGCTAATTTAGGTTACTGAATTGCCTTCCTAAGGCAAATAAGAGTTTTCTCTTAGAAAAGGTCTTATAAACATGGGACACTGTTTATTGTTGTGGTTATTTAGAAcattaataataacaaaatagtAGAGACCTTTTCATGTGCTTTACTCTGATTATATTGTTGCTTTTACTGGTAGACTGCTCGTTGGAGGACAACTTTCAGTCAAGGAAAAAAGGGAGCTCTGCACTGAAACGTGAAGCAGTAGTAtcaaaagcaagacagaaaaataaatcgGATACTTTAGAAAATGAGGAGATACAAACAATCGGTGGCAAAGAtgcctctgtctttcttttccatgcTCTGGGGAAAATAATTTACTGCAAAAGTAAGAAGATCTtgatttattcttctttctcagtGTGAAAAGAATGTCTACTGCTGGTAGCCAAATTTGCTAAAGTAATGCTTAGAGCGACCTCTAATTACATGTTTGGTCATTAATGACAGTgtgaaaacagtaataaatgCCTTTGGTAACTGACGCTGTAGCTATCTGTATCCATTAGGTAAATAATGTACTTTTCGTTAAAGATCTGCTGTATGTGTTTAATAAAATGACATGGTTCTGGCTGCATTAGGTTCACATGCTGTCACGCATGTTAACCTATATATGTAGCCACCAGAATCTGAAATCACATTGTTGCTTtgtacaaaagcaaaatttgcttttcatgcAGAATCATACCCAGAACACAGTTCTGCAGTCACGTGCCTTGCTtatctttctgttcttaaaGGTGGCAGAACAGCCCGCAGCCTCTGAGCTACAGCTActgctgctgttatttttgtgtatgtttgGTTCCTTCTGCcatcttttcctccctcccttttttctcAACTAGCCGTTTCTCTTTATGGGACGTACTTGCTGTCTCCTTTCTGTTGAAAGGATCCTCCACTTTTCTTTACTACTCTGCTTCCCTTTTCACCCTCCAAAATACTTCTTACCTTACTACTCTTGAAAATGATACTTTCTATACATTAAAGTTCTGTAAATTGGCTTCCTGTCGGCCTCTTGTACTTGGTCACAGTACTGCTTTTTATCATTTACCCCCCCCCCATACTTCATAAGAAGTAATGATTATTATGCTGGTATCATCTACGCTGACCTAGAGCAGGATATGTTATGCCATTGGCTGTCCACATTTAAGTAATAATTCATAGTATCTGTTCCAAAATCAATTGAGAAGTAGTGAGATGAGAGAATACGAAAATGAGATGAGTTTTGCCTCATAATGAGTTTTATGAGttaaagagaatttaaatatatacttaagCATGtatattacaaataatttattttaaatatttaaatatatttgtattaaataatATATGTTTAAATTATAAGAGTTGAAATAGTTCTGTAAGCACAATGTAGCTAGTTATGTGTTCTTTACTATTAATGTTGACTATATAATTATATACTTACACCTGCATCGATAATTTTCTGAGAACTGAAAACAATATAACCTAGTTGTTAATAGATTCAGTGGTAGCTAACAGTTATTCTCAATATATCTGAAAATTACTGTTCAGGCAGTTCTGCATCTCTGTTCTTGCTCCCATCTCATCTACACCCTGAGTTTGAATATAACACCAGCAATTTGtgtcatttccttttctctgactTTTTGATAGTGTGCAGTAATGTATGTAACATTAATTCTAAGGTTAAGAGATTAAAGATTATAAAACTGCTTGTAGGAGAACCACTATCAGaatcagaatttcctcagctgcctTCCCACTTAACAGAATACCATCGAGACACCTTGCTCATTCAGCCTGAGGTACATCTTCAGTAATTGCTTGattctagtttatttttttttaagtgattaaTACAAACTCTTAAGCATAGCAGTTTTTGTCATTAGTCTTTAATATGTGTATCCTAAATCTGTCTGAATTACAGAGTAATTAAACTGGATGCGGCCCTAGCAGGCTATATTAAAAGCTAGATAAAGTGTCCGGGCTCTTGATCAGTCAAGTTTTGGTTAGTCCTAAGAACAGAGATTTCCTGCATCTGTCTGGACAACTTGTGGTGAAAGGAGGACTTTTCCCTTGCTGCCACCTGGGATTGCTGCCTCTCGTCcttttgctctgtgctgtgagAGGAGTCTAAGTTCACCCTTCTGTAACCGTCTGTTGGGGAGTGGAAGGTGGCAGTAGATTCTGCCCTCTTAGCCGCCTCTTCTCTAGAAACAAACCAGCCTCCCCTCTGTCCATGAGCATCTTCTTTGCACCAGCTGCCTAGCTATTTAAATGTATCGTAActtttatttggtatttttccttcacagtGTTTAAAACCTGagatgatactttttttttattattattattaaataggAGATCGTAGAAAAATCACATATGTCTGGAAGCATGTTTAATTTATACCTTCACCAGAACTATGTAGAATTTTTTGCTAATATAGATGATGTTGTGAGAGCCAGTGAATATCTGAGCACTGCTGATGTTCTTTGTAGCAACTGGAATGTaagtgtccttttttttaatacgtATGTACATTTTTCATGCTATGAAATTGaacttacagatttttctgtaagtttttgTGAATAGTTGAAGTCTTTATTAAAGTAGTAAGAATTATGCTATTTGGTTTCCAACATTTAATATAGTATACCTGACAGTGACTTGTTAATGAATGTTGAACTACATCAAATTGTGTATAGTTTTTCTAACTTATATCAGCATTTTATTATAATAGAGCATagcatttataaaatatcttgtatttttaagtagaaaagtTTACACTAAAAATGTATTGAGAACACCTTGCCTTCTCCCTGAAGTACTTGAGCTAGCTTCTTAATTCAGTTGCTTTGAGGAAAAGTTTCACAGTAATTTAAGTATGTTCTGAGCATGTCTGTGTCACTGCAATTAGTGTGTTTTTGTTCAGATAAGGCACACAATACAGAGATGATGCATTCATATAATGCCCAATTTCTCTCCCAGTCACGAACTGTGATGGAAAAATACAGTGCATCTGTGGCTACCCGAGGTGTGATACACTCAAATACAACCAGAGCCTTTGCCCACTGTCAAGGAGGAATGGGTTTTCGTCCTTTACACAAACCCCAATGGTTCTTTATCAATAAAAAGGTAAGTATTTCATGTTTTGAGGGAAGTGTTATACATTACACTTACATTTCTTAGTGAATTCAGTAGCACATAGGAGATCTGCGTGTGGTGCTAAACTTGTCAGATATCCTATTTTAATAtaagctacttaaaaaaattttttttgattgaagaggaaaaataaatcagggGCCTTTTAAAAGGTCTACTTCCTGTGCTCAAATTAGCTTATTTTTAGGAGAGTGCTAAGTCTAAGTTTATAGAGAGGCACTCGGTGTTGAAACACTTTACAGTGTTTCTAAAAGTAAGTTCAATTTTGTACAgcataaaatagtttaaattgtTGCGTAAGGTTAATAAATTACTGCTCTTGTTTTATGTGTTTATCGGAAGTAGGTCATTCCTAAGACTTCCAGCagtttttgaaatttgaattaaTATCTGTCTTGCTGTGTCCAGCAACAAAATGTTGGCCTGCATGAATAGGAAATTCTGTAATCAGATGACAAAAATTTTCAGGAAACGTTAATGTccaatgaaagacaaaaattaaagaaattaccATTTTTATGATCTGTATATGTTTACCCCAAGTGTTTATCTCGTGACTGATTCTTCAGTAGCTTGTATGTAGTAATCCAGCAGTCAAAACCAAAATCATAACAGTGCTTTCAATGGTGCAGAGTATGTATATTAACATTAATTATAGGTTatcattttaccttttttatttgtttgttttacctcCCACAACAGTATCAAGAAAATTGCCTTGCGGCAAAGTCTCTCTTTTCAAGCTTCTGTTTACCTCCAGAGTGTCTTCAGACAGAGCTATTGCCTTATCTTGCTATGCTAACAAATCCAATGAGAAACCAAGGTAATATCAGTGCAACTCTTGCTCTTAGATTCTTTTTATCATTAAAGcatagagaaaaatgtttgtaaataaaaatgtcaatgcTGTCTATTCTCTTGCCTCACTAAGAAAATGCATATGCCACACACATAGCCAGTAGCTAAATATGTTTTCAGTAACACAACTAAAATTCGAGCTGTTCTGTTAGGTTTGAAAAAACTTCAAGAACATCTTTAAAACTTATGCAACTGAAAGAGTTAAATATGAATAAACTGTACAGGGTCTTGGGCAGCCTGCTGTAGCTgacgctgcttgagcaggggaatTGGAGCAGGTGATGTTACCTGATTCGGTAACATCAGGATGAATTCATTTTGTAGGATACATAAACTAACAACTCCACATCATATATACGTAGTTTAGCAATGATAGGGATTTTTTGGTCTGTGTAATCATGTATAAATATGGTGATGTGATAAATACACTTTGAATATATATGAACTGTTTTGGTATCTAAGATAATACAAATGTACACAGGACCACTTAAACTTACGAATTATTTATCTTCCAATGTCTTCAACTCTATGTGCCTTATGATCTACCCTATATGATACTGGTGATTCTTTGTGTTCTCAGCTCAGATTGCTTTTATTCAGGATGTTGGGAGGCTACCACTGAAAAGGCATTTTGGCAGGTAAACTtgattttttaacttttttttaaaaaacactttctctgctaatatattaaagaaaaaaacaaaaaaacccactttcaTACCGTAACATCTTTAATGTACGTCTTTAATGTGAGGTTTTCCCTCGCTTGTAGCCtgatcatttttatattttgggCGTTGCAACCTTCTCCAATTCAAATCTATTTAGAATGACAATGTTAACAGGAACATTTTAACTATACTCTTGCTTTTAACCTCTTGTTTAGCTTTCCATTCCCTTTTATCGAATGCTAGTTTTCTCTCCTAAACATATGATTGTTCAGTGCACAATCTGAATAAAAGCTTTACTTTtacaatcaaaatatttaagtgagAATTAAAGTGAATTTAAACAAGGATTGTAGTGTGCTTTGCCCATTGTTTTTCATGACTTATAACATTAATCTGGCACTTTGatagaatattttctatttagctGTAAAATAAGAGGAGTAAAAATGATGGTATAATAGGGAATTATTCTCATTTCCTTTGAAGCAGTTGTACAGCGATGGAACTATAGAAATGTTTTAAGGAATGCTTACTCTGAAATCACATAGCAGCGCTGATCTTTTTTCGTGAAATTTTTGCCTGTCAGACTACTTGGAGTAACTCTTCTTATTTAGAGTGCAGTTTTTGTATACCATTTGTAGCATCTGAACTACAGAACTACCAAAGTTTCTTTGTCCTAAATGTAAGGCTAGAATGCTGAAACAATTTTGTTAATCTTTTTCAACTGCAGGACTATACTGCTCTACTTGCAGAATGTACAGCACTTTGGGGTGACATGGCATTCACACGCTATGACTGTGATTTTGTCGAGCCTTCTGAACTTGTATTTCTAGAGCCTCAGTTATATTTCTGAAACCTTGGTATCTCTAAACttagaaagtattttaactGTGATGGTCTTTTGCGATGAAGGAATGCGATAATTGAAAGAAACCTAACCTTTCCTTAAAGAAAGAGTTTGTCAGGGGACAAACATCTCTGATTTATTGCTGCACTATTGCTGTATGAGTTTAATTATGAAATTATGACCTGTAAGATAAGGGCTATATTACCCAAGACCGATCCTGTTCCCCAGCAGCTATATTAAAGGCCATCTTGGCTGCTAGTCAAATAAAGAGGAAGGTGTCCCAAACTGGTATATTTCTTTGCAACCCTGCTAGTCTAAGCCAAAATGTTTGTAACTCTACAAATTAATTGTCAGCTTCCTTATGCCATTGCTTTTGTCTGCTGCATACCTTTAAATATTGATAAAGTTCTTCTGCCTGCATTAGTATATCAGAGTTGGATCATTTAGGGTTTTATCTGCTGGGTAACTCTCCTGGAAAGACTGTAATCCCTTTTCATTTGTTCactattttggaaaagaagtattttggcATTTCAGTAAGCTTTACTTCCTTCAGGAAatcctaattaaaaataatttattttctattattatttactGAGCACTCCTTAAAACAACTATAGCTTCACAGATGTACCACTGttgcaaaggaaatatttcatttattttcagttgcagTTATCAATGGGGTAGAAATACTAATGTAGTAAGAAAACTCGTTAGGGAGAGTGTGTGGTATTTGATCAATTGGAATTGGTGTTAGGATGACTTTTGTCGATAACTTTGTCTGGAAATTTTTGTTAGTACCACGTAAAGTAGGAGAAAATTGTTAGAGCATTTATAGCATCATGATAAAGAGATGCTAAAAAGACTGAGGAGttcaaataggaaaataaatacaaaatagaaaattttccACTCCTTAAACTTTACATTCCTTGCCTGCTCTTAGTTCATCTGTCTCAATTTAAATTGCTTCCTGTCCTAAAGGGCTTAagtttttgtttggaaaaagtCTAATATACCACGTACTGACTGCTGTGTACTGCTGTCACTAAGTTCATTCTCAAGCGTTCCAGCACTTGATGAAAACTAAGCGAAAACGCTCATAAGGAAGAAACTTCAACAACCGATGCTGGGGAGTGCAGAACCCAAACATAATTGAATACTTTGCTGTTGAAAATCTGTCTTCATGTTATGTAGTGCAGTCCTCTTCCCCAAGACGAACGTGTATTTTGTACATTCTCCTGAGTTATGTAGTGTTGAGTTCTGGGCACAAGTCTCTCTATTTGGAAGATATTGATAGGGCGGTGAGACATAATCTAAAGGTAGCGACGTAAGAAAAGAATGTGTATAGCTTGGGCTAACTGATAAATGGAGGTTACCGCTGCCAGAATATTTGAAAGTTGTTAAGAAGCAGCAAAGGGGAGAGGCATATATGATAAAAGGGCAGTCTTTCCTACTGCAGCTTCTGTGTGAGAAAGCATGAAACATTTGCTGTGGTAACTTACCGTTACAGTGATAATTTTGCAGATTAAAGCTTGAAACACTCACTGATAAAGATCCTGGAATACCAGACTTATTTGTTAATTATGAAGAGGACCTTGCAGATGCGAATGCTACGCAGACCGCTGTacagatggagaaaaacaaaacaaatgagaatGAGTCAGATggatttcctctttcttctagCCAATGCAGTGGAAATGAACTACCTTGCAGTCAGCCTCAGCCTATTGCAGCTCAAGCAATCATGGAAgaagatgaattaaaaatagaggAATATGATAGTGACTGAGTACAAAAAATATCGACCAGTGACTTGCTCAAATAGATTAATATGTTACAGAGGCCTTTGCTAAAGTGGGCATGGTCTGCACAAGAGTATGTGCAGACTACTCTTGTAAGTAGTCTTGTAAGTCCAACTACTTACATGGGCTGGAAGGCCAAGTTTAAACGTGCTGTGTCAGCATCAAGAAAAGTCTCCCCTGCTTTGCCTTAACTTTACAAGATCAGACCTGAACTGAGTAGTAAATCACAAACTATTCTCTGCCTGTCCTGAGCCATGAAAGTAATCTATATTGATAAACAGAGAATAATAAATGACAAAGTGAAATAGTTTGAAAGAGACTGTAGATAAGCAGTGTGATTCCTCTTAAGTTattttttacacattttaatttttcttcatatatgtACAGTATGTTTCCTGAGAACACATTTGTTATGTTGTCAGCATTTGAaggttttattaaaatttatacCTTCAAGAAGTTGCTGCTTGGAAGTTTGAACTTATTGAAAGAAGAGACTGAAGTGTgtatatgtaaaaatgtttgATATCCAGTATTGATGATGTAAATAAACTCCTTGTATATTAGTCATTACTATTTTCTACTCTACCACAGATATTTTTACATGTGTTTACAAATTGAAGCATATATTGTACAAtagatttatttcagatttccttttggaaaatatttttccaatttaACAAGCAAAATAACATTCAAGTAGGAGTCCTTTTTGTCCTTTGTATGCTTTTGAAAGTTAATGGAGTAGTTGTGTGGCTTTTCTCCTTAAATTGCAGTTGTGCTGGAGGAAATAAGTCACGTGGTTGGTAACGGACACGCACTCTGTTCTTGTCTGAAcatacttttaaatactttagAGTTTTACTTTAACTGGGATTCCTCAATGCAGAGCAATCCAAAAAGTCACCAAGAGTAGTGTTAACGCAGGTACAAGAAGcaaaagctttcatttaatGTGATTtatgtttgcatttctgtacTGTTACTGTGTGAAGTTcagtagataaaaaaaaaatacatatttatcaACCATAAGCTTGGAATTAATGCTGCTGCTAAGTGGTCTGAACTCTGTGAAAGCTGAGGTGTCGTCTTCAAAGCTACCGCTATCGGttttttcttgggggggggggggggggaattgcTGTAGCAGCAGCCCAGATGTGAAGTGCCCGCGGTGCTGGGGTGCGGGAGCGCAGGCGTCCCGCGGCGCTACCTGCGCAGCTTAAGCGAGCGCGTCCTTCGCGCCCGCCCTCCGCCTGGTTAACGCGGGGAGGGCTCAGCGCGGCGCCGAGCGGctgcggccgcccccgcgccgggccgggccgggcccgccgcaGGTGAGGCCACCTGGGCGGGGCGGCGCATGGGCCGTGGCGAGGCGGGGGtggccggggctggggcggccaggagcggcgcggagcggagtGGAGCGGGCAGGTGCCGCGGGCTCGGCCGCGtcgcgccggggccggctcagcgggagccgccgggcggGAGCTGCGTCCGGCCgagggcggcgggagcgccGGAGCGGAGGCGCCGCGGACCGCCCGCTCGgtgccggccgccccgcggcgcttCCTTCCCGCGGGTGCAGGcgagccgggcccgggcccgggccgggaGGCGTCGCCGATGCCGCGGTGGCCCGGTGAGGAGCCGGCGGGCTCGGAGGAGGcggaggcgccgccggccgATGGCgccttcccgccgccgccgctgccgcggcAGCCGCCCTGCGGCCCGGGCGAGCTGAAGCCCGTGCGGCGCTTCGTCCCGGACTCGTGGAAAAGCTTCTTCAGGGGgaagcgccgcggcggcggcggctccggctggGGCAGCGCCGCCTCCGACATCAAGTTCGTCTCGGAGGGCGCGGAGTGCTcgccgccgccctcgccgccgccggccgccggctcCTGGCCGCCtggcggcggctggcggcgcgcCGAGGGCgaggcggcgctgcccggcgagGCCATGctgcccggcggggcggcgctgcccggcgaggcggcggcgggcggcggggcggcggcgggcggcggggcgcgctaCGCCTACATGAAGTCCTGGGCCGGGCTGCTGAGGGCGCTGTGCGCGgcggagctgctgctgggcgcCGCCGTCTTCGCCTGCGTCTCGGCCTACGTGCACAAGGACAACGAGTGGTACAACGTGTTCGGGTACTCGCAGCCCTACGGCCTCGCGGCTGGCGGCGCCTACGGCGGCTACTACTACGGCGGGCCCAAAACGCCGTTCGTgctggtggcggcggcggcggcgtggaTAGCCACCATCGTGCTGCTGGTGCTCGGCATGTCCGGGTACTACCGCACGGTCCTGCTGGACTCGAGCTGGTGGCCCCTGACCGAGTTCGGGGTTAACGTGGCCCTGTTCTTCCTGTACATGGCGGCGGCCATCGTGTACGTGAACGACGCCAACCGCGGCGGGCTCTGCTACTACCAGCTGTTTCAGACGCCGATCAACGCGACCTTCTGCCGCGTAGAAGGAGGTCAGATAGCGGCGATAATCTTCCTGTTCGTCACCGTGGTGCTCTACTTAATCAGCGCGGTGGTCTCCCTGAAGTTATGGAGGCACGAAGGAGCCAGGAGGCACCGCGAGCGCACGGCGCGGGAGGTAAGGCGTCGGGTACGCCGTCCGTCAGTCCGTCGGTAACACGGCACTTGCGGCGTGGCGGGGAGCGGCTGGAGGCTCCCGCTCGCGCCGTGGAGCGAGGCCCGACCAGCGCGTCTCCCGCAGCAGTTCAGAGCCTCTGGGCGACCGCGTTTGCTGCTCTTACTGATGAATTCGAGACTGCTGAACAAAAGTCACTTTCTGAGATACCTGGTGCAAATTTAcgttgctttcctttttcttttatttatttattttttccttttaattgaCTTTGGTAAGGAACTGGTTCTGTTCTCTTTGTAAtgctcagttttcttcctgcatcaGCTGATGACCTGCTTCCTGGCATATGTTTTCCAAACACAGGACGAAGTGAACAATGTGCCTGTTCAGCCGTTCAGCAGGGGAGGGCTTAAAGCCACCAAGCCTTTGAAGTCTGTGCTTGCAGCAGGTTAAGCGCTAGGGTGAATGACAGTAAAAAGAATAGTTACTTTCGCATTTCAAAGATAACTTCAAGCTACTTCCTTACGTCTTCTTAGCTTTCCTTGTGATAGTATAGAtaatagtaaaaacaaaatggaaaccTGAGACACCAACATCTAGCCAgtcagtttctttctttttaaatccttaaaaaaaaatctaggaattGCAGCTATCGTATAATAAatttggagggggaaaaaaaggcggATGAACCTAGGTCAATTTTCGTTAGAGTATTTGTGCTGACCTCTAGTgcctctctcccttttctgaaagcaaaagaggGAGGGAATCTTGATTCTTTATAGCGAATTCTTTTAGTGATTGAACAAGGTACGTGAAGGGATTGCTATAAAACATCAAGAACAAATAATTCTATGCGTTCTTTCCTTGTtaagctttttgatttttcttaaataagagGTAAATGAGATAAATTGATCAGATTGGTCAAGAACTTAACTGTATGCAGTTTAAGTACCGTATCTTGCATAAAACTAAGATTCcccttttgaaaaataagttgcAGTTCTATgattaaaacttttcttaatttttgcacaagttaaaaaaaaataattgctggaATTACGCAGAAAGTGCTCACTCCTCCAGGCtgttttcagtgttattttatCCCAGTCACTTAAGACTGTTTCTAAAGAGAATGCTTTTACAATACAGGTTAGGCTCTGGAGAGTGTTGTGCAAGATAGCTGCTGGTTGAGTTACTGGTTAGagcactgaaatgttttctaagcCATGACCTAGGCCTCAGAGTGTCAGTGAGTTAATATATGCTGGAATGTGCAGTAATAAAAGTGACTGGGTGCAGTATTTAATCTGATTTGTTCCTTACAGCTATTGGGGGAGATCCTGTTACTGTTTTAGGTTGgagtttttttgtgttttttgagacttctttttctgccatttttaaacagttttttaaatctactgatctgaaaagttatttcttaTTCTAAATTTGTTCATACTTAAATATGCATGCATAGTTATCTGTACAATATGATTTTGATAGAGTTTAGATTTTAAGAATCTGTGTTTTTGTGTACTATTTATGctgaaattaaagctttttttttttttgatagatgAAAACACAGTCGTCTTTACCAGAAAAGAAGGTAAGAAACaatttatatttgtttcatGACTGGTATTTCcaaatgtttattctttttcttgtgaCTCTGTTTTGATTGACTGGTTCTAGTTTTTATCCTGCTAGGAAGAGATCaggtttatttctttaatgCAGTCCAGACAATGTCCTTCTACCCAGGAGACCGAGAAGGAGCTCATAAAGAAGTTTCTGCTAGTTAGGCTAGGTTTTAAGTTTATAGTGTCAGCAAATCTGATGACTGCCTCTGTGTGTACTCTTACTCTTTCATTGAACAAGTCCCGCAGCATTCACCACAGTAGGTTGCAGACATCACTGTAA is a window of Rhea pennata isolate bPtePen1 chromosome Z, bPtePen1.pri, whole genome shotgun sequence DNA encoding:
- the RAD17 gene encoding cell cycle checkpoint protein RAD17 isoform X2 gives rise to the protein MFSFSDSDFHTFPSQAQAALFQDFLLRANKYNKLQMLGESSENDKKLILIEDIPNQFYRDPSSLHEILRRFVCTSRCPLIFIISDNFSGDSNQRLLFPKEILEELCISNISFKPVAPTNMMRVLSRIATIEATMNREKNYAPDRTSLESICRGCSGDIRSAINSLQFSSMKDCSLEDNFQSRKKGSSALKREAVVSKARQKNKSDTLENEEIQTIGGKDASVFLFHALGKIIYCKREPLSESEFPQLPSHLTEYHRDTLLIQPEEIVEKSHMSGSMFNLYLHQNYVEFFANIDDVVRASEYLSTADVLCSNWNSRTVMEKYSASVATRGVIHSNTTRAFAHCQGGMGFRPLHKPQWFFINKKYQENCLAAKSLFSSFCLPPECLQTELLPYLAMLTNPMRNQAQIAFIQDVGRLPLKRHFGRLKLETLTDKDPGIPDLFVNYEEDLADANATQTAVQMEKNKTNENESDGFPLSSSQCSGNELPCSQPQPIAAQAIMEEDELKIEEYDSD
- the MARVELD2 gene encoding MARVEL domain-containing protein 2; translation: MPRWPGEEPAGSEEAEAPPADGAFPPPPLPRQPPCGPGELKPVRRFVPDSWKSFFRGKRRGGGGSGWGSAASDIKFVSEGAECSPPPSPPPAAGSWPPGGGWRRAEGEAALPGEAMLPGGAALPGEAAAGGGAAAGGGARYAYMKSWAGLLRALCAAELLLGAAVFACVSAYVHKDNEWYNVFGYSQPYGLAAGGAYGGYYYGGPKTPFVLVAAAAAWIATIVLLVLGMSGYYRTVLLDSSWWPLTEFGVNVALFFLYMAAAIVYVNDANRGGLCYYQLFQTPINATFCRVEGGQIAAIIFLFVTVVLYLISAVVSLKLWRHEGARRHRERTAREMKTQSSLPEKKYESIDSAGEEITYRQLKSVEEKPEQLNGHIPAGHIPKPIVMPDYLAKYPAIQTNEMRDRYKAVFNDQFAEYKELSGEIHAVLKKFDELDALMRKLPYNPGSIYEQERISRVLQEYKKKKNDPTFLEKKERCEYLKNKLSHIKQRIQDYDKVMNWNVQV